Proteins from a single region of Fodinibius sp. Rm-B-1B1-1:
- a CDS encoding Hsp20/alpha crystallin family protein, with translation MKQLTRYQPSAAPVSNLRREMDRIFNELIPFSWRLDEPETGMSMWTPITDMMETDNEYLLEVELPGLTKKDIQINCQDNVLSVEGERKHDKKEERPGYLRSERSYGAFKRSIILPTSILEDKVKATFKDGILKITVPKAEKSKRKTVPIE, from the coding sequence ATGAAGCAACTAACCCGATATCAACCATCTGCTGCCCCGGTAAGTAATTTGCGAAGAGAAATGGACCGTATTTTTAATGAATTAATTCCCTTTAGCTGGCGACTTGATGAACCAGAAACAGGTATGTCAATGTGGACTCCCATTACGGATATGATGGAAACTGACAATGAATACCTACTTGAAGTTGAGCTTCCCGGACTAACCAAGAAGGATATTCAAATCAATTGCCAGGATAATGTCCTTTCAGTTGAGGGGGAACGTAAGCATGACAAAAAAGAAGAGCGCCCGGGTTACTTGCGAAGCGAGCGTTCATACGGTGCATTTAAACGGTCTATTATTTTACCTACTTCTATTTTGGAAGACAAGGTAAAAGCCACATTTAAAGATGGAATATTGAAAATAACGGTTCCCAAAGCCGAAAAGAGCAAGAGAAAAACAGTTCCCATTGAATAG
- a CDS encoding SPOR domain-containing protein, producing the protein MFRTFWITILLTIAVGLLISCKSTEETTQEQDKPIVTEEETSDSEAIALLDNTRSQLNHVYLTQKQDIPEIYLKADSSKEEINRNPYDGFRIQILSTRKVEYADSVANSFRMWADTTITGYSADAYVSFRQPYYKVHIGDFQQRNQANQFSRLIKPKYPDAWVVHDRIEPANVPADTATFQIKKPEPLSADSLNTEDN; encoded by the coding sequence ATGTTTCGCACATTTTGGATCACAATTCTTTTAACGATTGCGGTGGGACTTTTGATAAGCTGTAAAAGCACCGAAGAAACTACCCAAGAGCAGGACAAACCTATTGTAACAGAAGAAGAAACTTCAGACTCTGAAGCTATTGCCCTTTTGGATAATACCCGCAGTCAATTGAATCATGTTTATCTTACCCAAAAGCAGGATATTCCGGAAATATATTTGAAAGCAGATTCTTCGAAAGAGGAAATAAACAGAAACCCATATGACGGATTTCGTATTCAAATTTTATCGACCCGAAAGGTAGAGTATGCTGATTCTGTTGCCAACTCATTTCGTATGTGGGCTGATACAACTATTACTGGTTACTCGGCAGATGCATATGTCTCATTCCGTCAACCCTATTACAAAGTTCATATCGGTGATTTCCAACAGCGTAATCAGGCTAACCAATTTTCGCGCCTAATCAAGCCTAAGTATCCCGATGCCTGGGTGGTACATGATCGTATTGAACCTGCCAACGTCCCCGCTGATACGGCAACGTTTCAAATCAAAAAACCTGAGCCACTATCGGCAGATTCGCTAAACACCGAAGATAACTGA
- a CDS encoding aldehyde dehydrogenase family protein — protein sequence MSENTKTADQETIEEKPYKPSSPSSKLNFDGLWEYDDAPQSADFAEYKDQYELFIDGEFVAPEKGRYFDSLNPATEEKLTSFAEATQQDVDKAVKAARKAFDKRWSTLPAKERGKYIFRIARLIQERAREFSVLESMDGGKPIRESRDVDIPLAAAHFFYYAGWADKLDYAFPGKRAEPLGVAGQVIPWNFPLLMLAWKIAPALATGNTVVLKPAETTSLTALKFAELCRDAGLPDGVVNIVTGAGQTGSAIVNHDDIDKIAFTGSTEVGKIIKKSLAGTDKRYTLELGGKGPNIIFEDAPLDQAVEGIINAIFFNQGHVCCAGSRLFVQEGVADKVIQKLRDRMDTLIVGDPLDKNTDIGAINSEQQYNKVNEYLEVGVNEGADMYQSKCKIPEKGYFCRPTLFTNVAQSNRIVQEEIFGPVLTIQTFRTAEEGIQKANNTPYGLAGGVWTDKGSKIFKTGSKIRNGVVWSNTYNKFDPTSPFGGYKESGEGREGGLQGLYPYVKLK from the coding sequence ATGTCTGAGAATACAAAAACAGCTGATCAAGAAACGATAGAAGAAAAGCCTTATAAACCGTCATCCCCCAGTTCTAAATTAAATTTTGATGGGTTATGGGAGTATGATGATGCTCCCCAAAGTGCTGACTTTGCAGAATATAAAGATCAGTATGAGCTTTTTATTGACGGCGAATTTGTGGCTCCCGAAAAAGGACGCTATTTCGACTCCTTAAATCCGGCCACGGAAGAAAAACTAACCTCTTTCGCTGAGGCAACACAACAAGATGTTGATAAAGCGGTAAAAGCAGCACGTAAAGCTTTTGATAAACGCTGGTCTACGTTACCCGCTAAAGAACGAGGTAAGTATATTTTCCGCATTGCCCGACTCATCCAGGAACGGGCCCGTGAGTTTTCCGTTCTCGAAAGTATGGATGGAGGTAAACCTATTCGAGAGTCCCGCGATGTGGATATTCCCTTGGCAGCTGCGCATTTTTTCTATTATGCAGGTTGGGCCGACAAACTCGATTATGCTTTCCCCGGCAAAAGGGCTGAACCTTTAGGGGTGGCAGGACAGGTTATTCCCTGGAATTTCCCCTTATTGATGTTGGCCTGGAAAATAGCTCCCGCCCTGGCAACAGGAAATACGGTTGTACTGAAACCGGCTGAAACAACATCGCTGACTGCACTAAAATTTGCAGAACTTTGTCGGGATGCCGGCCTCCCTGATGGCGTAGTTAATATTGTTACCGGGGCTGGACAAACGGGCTCAGCTATTGTCAACCACGATGATATCGACAAAATTGCTTTTACCGGTTCTACTGAGGTTGGAAAAATTATTAAAAAATCACTGGCAGGTACCGACAAACGCTATACGCTTGAATTAGGCGGAAAGGGACCTAACATTATTTTTGAGGATGCGCCTTTAGATCAGGCGGTCGAAGGTATTATCAATGCGATCTTCTTTAACCAGGGACATGTATGCTGCGCAGGATCAAGGCTATTTGTACAGGAAGGTGTTGCTGACAAGGTAATTCAAAAGCTTCGCGACCGCATGGATACGCTTATTGTGGGCGACCCGTTAGATAAAAACACAGATATCGGTGCCATCAACTCCGAGCAACAATATAATAAAGTTAATGAGTACCTGGAGGTTGGCGTAAATGAAGGCGCTGATATGTACCAAAGTAAGTGTAAAATTCCAGAGAAAGGATATTTTTGTCGCCCTACCCTCTTTACTAATGTAGCACAATCAAATCGGATTGTTCAGGAAGAGATTTTCGGACCAGTACTTACGATCCAGACCTTCCGAACAGCTGAGGAAGGTATCCAAAAAGCCAATAACACGCCCTATGGATTGGCCGGCGGGGTATGGACTGATAAAGGTTCCAAAATATTTAAAACCGGCAGCAAAATCCGCAATGGCGTGGTCTGGTCAAATACCTATAACAAATTTGATCCCACCTCACCATTTGGCGGCTATAAAGAAAGCGGCGAAGGTCGCGAAGGTGGGCTGCAGGGATTGTATCCTTATGTGAAATTGAAATAG
- a CDS encoding PAS domain S-box protein, with protein sequence MPKQERPDSREVLEHISQCVITTDLNGIVTYWNRGCEQIFGYDRMEMINKSLSKIYPFVAEEQFHHDLEMLRSGEEVRGQWKSITKYGEIIWIDVHAKPLFDKQGNPKAVIASAHDIGPLKAVEKELEESKAQAQAILETTVDGIITIDKYGEIMSFNYSASRIFGYSEDEATGINIKNLVAEPHGKDPINHLDKYQSNEVVGYRRELSGKRKNGSVFPMELSVSEVDWEGSQIYTVVVNDISDRRQLEKEILRISEEERRSLGQDLHDGLGQMLTGIYLISKNLAQKLETNDLPGHKEIQEISDMVKEADEYAKVLARGLVYVDMKKEGLNAALKQLAGQVEKLFNITCSVNMKEDININNDMQGMHLYRIAQESISNAVKHGKANNIEIGLNKKNGSLQLSIKDNGIGFAKSQEEKKESGMGIHIMRYRANMLSGRLEIFETGDQKTNVVCSIPFNN encoded by the coding sequence ATGCCAAAACAGGAAAGGCCTGATTCTCGTGAGGTTTTAGAGCACATAAGTCAGTGTGTAATTACTACAGACCTGAATGGAATTGTTACATACTGGAACAGAGGATGTGAGCAAATATTCGGCTACGACCGAATGGAGATGATAAATAAGTCATTGAGCAAGATTTATCCCTTTGTAGCTGAGGAACAGTTCCATCATGATCTTGAAATGCTTCGTTCGGGAGAAGAAGTTAGGGGGCAATGGAAAAGTATTACCAAATATGGAGAGATTATCTGGATTGATGTACACGCGAAGCCACTGTTTGACAAGCAGGGGAATCCGAAGGCGGTTATTGCATCGGCTCATGACATTGGGCCGCTAAAGGCAGTTGAAAAAGAGTTGGAGGAGAGTAAGGCTCAGGCACAAGCTATTTTAGAAACAACGGTGGATGGTATTATCACTATCGACAAATATGGGGAAATAATGTCTTTCAATTACTCAGCATCCCGAATATTTGGATATAGCGAAGATGAGGCTACAGGAATAAATATTAAAAACCTTGTGGCCGAACCTCACGGGAAAGATCCGATTAATCATTTAGACAAATACCAGTCGAATGAGGTTGTTGGATATCGCAGAGAGTTAAGCGGGAAGCGTAAAAATGGATCGGTTTTTCCTATGGAGTTATCGGTAAGTGAAGTCGATTGGGAGGGCAGCCAGATTTATACTGTGGTTGTAAATGATATTAGCGATCGAAGGCAGTTAGAAAAAGAAATATTACGCATTTCCGAAGAGGAACGCCGAAGCCTTGGCCAGGATTTGCACGATGGTTTAGGACAAATGTTGACAGGAATTTATCTCATTAGTAAGAATTTGGCACAGAAATTGGAGACTAATGATTTACCGGGACATAAAGAGATACAAGAAATATCAGATATGGTTAAAGAAGCTGATGAGTATGCAAAAGTATTGGCTCGGGGTTTAGTGTATGTTGATATGAAAAAGGAAGGGTTAAATGCCGCCTTGAAGCAGCTTGCAGGCCAGGTTGAAAAATTATTTAATATTACTTGTTCGGTGAATATGAAAGAAGATATTAATATAAACAATGATATGCAGGGCATGCATTTATACCGAATAGCTCAAGAGTCTATAAGTAATGCAGTAAAACATGGAAAGGCGAACAATATTGAAATAGGATTAAATAAAAAAAATGGTTCGTTACAGTTATCGATAAAGGATAATGGAATTGGTTTTGCCAAATCTCAAGAGGAAAAAAAGGAGAGTGGGATGGGCATTCATATTATGCGTTATCGCGCAAATATGCTATCGGGTCGGCTCGAGATATTTGAAACCGGGGATCAGAAAACAAACGTCGTGTGTAGTATTCCTTTTAACAATTAA
- a CDS encoding HAD-IC family P-type ATPase — MYGIDKNEMEKPVEGDINQQWYKLEPDRLCNLLETSSEQGLSRQEVRKRVSYWGPNIIETEKEVTRWQIAMHQFKDPLIYILLGAAFVTLLLQDYFDSIIIVIAVLLNAIIGYIQERKSQSAIRSLTKLGIPKAHVIREGKELEVPGSELVPGDIVLLSSGGRVSADMRLLSVKGLEVDESALTGESAVIHKTSTPLDQEKLLPADQKNMVFSGTTVVKGRGKAVVVRIAGSTELGKIAKSVRDIGIVKTPLQEKMDHLGHTIGYLVLAFSLIIVALGNIYSMDPDEIFVTVVAMAVSAIPEGLPVVLTVTLAIGVSRMAKRQAVIRYLPAVETLGSTTVIGSDKTGTLTKNQMTVRHIWADNQLFATTETGYQLEGMVARDGRPIELKKESGLYYALLAGTLANEANITGLESGEPQGDPTEIALHVSAFKAGVQLSDVHLSFHEIDILPFEPEKQFMATLNKNADGRFIFLKGAPEVVINKCSHQVVDGHIISIDREKARKAAIKMAGRGLRVLAMAYRRSSSNLLSEKDVQEQCFVLAGLQGMEDPIRPEAIEAVQIAHEAGIRVIMITGDHEETAVAIGRQLGLDPDGKGALEGKTLGQLSDEEFDRKLRNINIFARVTPEHKYRIVKRLKQVDHIVAVTGDGVNDAPALRAAHIGVAMGKGGTDVAREASDMVLSDDNFVTITAAIEEGRIVFSNIRKVTFFLLSTAVGELIVIFVAILMNWPLPFIAVQILWINLVTSGLQDVALAFEPGEPDIQKRRPRPPKEGILTVRLMERLGGVGLVLAVGTLYSFWWAMEQTNNLDMARTVAMTQMVVFQFFHVLNCRSLDRSLFTLNFFSNKFLFLSLFSALLAHISLLYVDFMQATFRTVPLAVEQWVMIFFVGSFVIIGGEFDKLINKWRKSFIG, encoded by the coding sequence ATGTATGGTATAGATAAAAACGAGATGGAGAAACCGGTGGAAGGGGACATCAATCAGCAGTGGTATAAATTGGAACCAGATCGGTTATGCAATCTATTAGAGACTTCTTCCGAACAAGGTCTTAGCCGGCAAGAAGTACGAAAGAGGGTGAGTTACTGGGGACCTAATATTATTGAGACTGAAAAGGAGGTTACACGATGGCAGATAGCCATGCATCAGTTCAAAGACCCCCTGATTTATATCTTATTGGGGGCGGCATTTGTGACACTACTTTTGCAGGATTATTTTGATTCTATCATAATTGTGATTGCTGTTTTGTTGAATGCTATTATAGGTTATATACAGGAAAGGAAATCACAATCAGCAATTCGATCCCTCACAAAATTAGGTATTCCGAAAGCCCATGTCATTCGTGAGGGTAAAGAACTGGAAGTTCCAGGTAGTGAATTGGTACCCGGTGATATCGTACTGCTTAGTTCAGGTGGCAGAGTATCTGCTGATATGCGTTTGCTTTCTGTTAAAGGGTTGGAAGTAGATGAATCGGCTCTTACCGGTGAGTCTGCGGTTATTCATAAGACGAGCACTCCATTGGATCAGGAAAAACTATTGCCTGCAGATCAAAAAAATATGGTGTTTTCCGGAACTACGGTGGTTAAGGGACGGGGGAAAGCCGTAGTAGTTCGCATTGCTGGCTCCACAGAATTAGGAAAAATAGCGAAATCTGTACGCGATATTGGTATTGTAAAAACGCCTTTACAGGAAAAAATGGATCACCTTGGGCATACGATTGGCTATCTGGTTTTGGCCTTTTCGTTGATTATTGTTGCACTGGGTAATATCTACAGTATGGATCCTGATGAAATCTTTGTTACTGTTGTTGCGATGGCGGTTTCAGCTATTCCCGAGGGGTTGCCGGTTGTGTTAACTGTTACGCTTGCAATAGGTGTAAGCAGGATGGCTAAAAGGCAGGCTGTTATCCGTTATTTACCAGCTGTAGAAACTTTGGGAAGCACTACTGTTATCGGTTCCGATAAAACCGGTACGCTTACTAAAAACCAGATGACGGTTCGCCATATTTGGGCGGATAACCAGCTATTTGCCACTACAGAAACAGGATACCAACTTGAGGGGATGGTTGCGAGGGATGGGAGACCTATCGAATTAAAAAAAGAAAGTGGCTTATACTACGCTCTTCTTGCTGGCACATTAGCTAATGAAGCTAATATAACCGGCTTGGAGTCAGGAGAACCCCAGGGGGATCCTACAGAAATAGCCCTGCATGTATCGGCTTTTAAAGCAGGAGTTCAACTTTCTGACGTTCATTTGTCATTTCATGAGATAGATATATTACCATTTGAGCCGGAAAAGCAATTTATGGCAACCTTAAACAAGAATGCTGATGGGCGATTTATTTTTTTAAAGGGGGCGCCTGAGGTGGTTATAAACAAATGTTCTCACCAAGTGGTAGATGGCCATATAATTTCAATTGATCGGGAGAAAGCACGTAAGGCTGCTATAAAAATGGCCGGCAGAGGGCTTCGGGTGCTGGCAATGGCATACCGCAGGAGTAGTAGTAATTTGCTTTCTGAAAAAGATGTGCAAGAACAATGTTTTGTCTTGGCGGGCTTACAGGGTATGGAAGATCCCATCCGACCAGAAGCTATAGAGGCGGTACAAATTGCCCATGAAGCAGGAATCCGGGTAATAATGATTACCGGAGACCATGAGGAAACAGCTGTTGCCATTGGTCGCCAGCTTGGTCTGGATCCAGATGGGAAGGGGGCACTGGAAGGAAAGACGCTGGGTCAGCTTTCCGATGAAGAATTTGATCGCAAGCTAAGGAACATAAATATATTTGCTCGCGTGACGCCGGAGCATAAGTATCGGATTGTTAAACGGCTTAAACAAGTTGACCATATAGTTGCTGTTACTGGCGATGGGGTTAATGATGCGCCAGCGCTGCGGGCAGCCCATATCGGTGTTGCAATGGGCAAAGGGGGGACCGATGTAGCACGAGAAGCATCCGATATGGTACTTTCGGATGATAACTTTGTTACGATTACAGCAGCAATAGAAGAGGGACGCATTGTATTTTCAAATATTCGCAAGGTCACCTTTTTTTTGCTTTCAACGGCTGTAGGAGAGCTTATCGTTATTTTTGTTGCTATTTTGATGAACTGGCCGCTGCCCTTTATTGCCGTTCAGATTCTGTGGATTAACTTGGTCACGAGTGGATTACAGGATGTTGCATTGGCCTTTGAACCAGGTGAACCGGATATTCAGAAACGTAGACCACGTCCTCCCAAAGAAGGTATTTTAACGGTTCGGTTGATGGAAAGGCTTGGGGGTGTTGGTCTTGTTTTAGCGGTTGGTACACTCTATAGTTTTTGGTGGGCTATGGAACAAACCAATAATTTAGATATGGCACGAACCGTTGCCATGACGCAGATGGTTGTTTTTCAGTTTTTCCATGTTCTTAACTGTCGTTCGTTAGATCGGAGTTTGTTTACGCTTAATTTCTTTTCTAACAAATTTTTGTTCTTGAGTTTATTTTCCGCACTACTTGCTCATATATCGCTACTTTATGTTGACTTCATGCAGGCTACTTTCAGGACTGTTCCACTTGCAGTAGAGCAGTGGGTAATGATTTTTTTCGTGGGATCTTTTGTGATTATTGGCGGAGAGTTTGACAAACTGATTAATAAATGGAGAAAAAGCTTCATTGGTTAA
- the deoC gene encoding deoxyribose-phosphate aldolase: protein MNISDIAKTTPIDEVGVEERVARLNSRSIKKESKVQALTMALSMVDLTTLAGMDTPCKVIQLCQKAKKPHAAMPDLPTVAAVCVYPNMVSVAKKALRGTDINIASVATAFPSGMTTLEAKLEETKKVVEDGADEVDMVISRGEFLKGNYSYVYDEISAVKEACGDAHLKVILETGELQTYENIRKASDLAMHAGADFIKTSTGKVKPAATQPVTLVMLEAIRDYFYDTGRMVGMKPAGGIRKAKQAIQYLVLVKETLGTDWLTPEYFRFGASSLTNDLLMQIVKQKTGVYQSADYFSND, encoded by the coding sequence TTGAATATTTCAGATATAGCAAAAACAACCCCCATCGATGAAGTGGGCGTTGAGGAGCGGGTCGCCCGACTAAATTCAAGAAGCATTAAAAAGGAGTCTAAAGTTCAAGCGCTAACGATGGCATTATCGATGGTCGACCTGACAACTCTGGCTGGAATGGATACGCCTTGCAAAGTGATTCAACTGTGTCAAAAGGCCAAAAAGCCGCACGCCGCTATGCCGGATCTACCCACCGTTGCTGCGGTTTGCGTGTATCCAAATATGGTGAGTGTAGCTAAAAAAGCACTCCGCGGTACCGACATCAATATTGCCAGCGTAGCAACAGCTTTCCCAAGCGGAATGACGACCCTCGAAGCTAAACTTGAAGAAACAAAAAAGGTAGTTGAAGACGGCGCCGATGAGGTGGATATGGTTATTTCGCGCGGTGAGTTTCTTAAGGGCAATTACAGCTATGTGTATGATGAGATTTCTGCCGTTAAAGAAGCTTGTGGTGACGCGCATCTCAAAGTCATTTTAGAAACTGGTGAGCTGCAAACGTATGAAAATATCCGGAAGGCCAGCGACTTAGCTATGCATGCCGGAGCTGACTTCATTAAAACATCCACCGGAAAAGTGAAACCTGCGGCCACCCAACCGGTGACACTCGTAATGTTGGAAGCCATCAGAGATTATTTTTACGATACCGGACGGATGGTGGGCATGAAACCGGCGGGCGGCATCCGAAAAGCCAAACAGGCTATTCAATACCTGGTACTGGTCAAAGAAACCTTGGGAACAGACTGGCTGACTCCCGAATATTTCCGTTTTGGAGCCAGCTCACTAACAAACGACCTGCTGATGCAAATCGTTAAACAAAAAACAGGTGTCTATCAAAGCGCCGATTATTTTTCAAATGACTAA
- a CDS encoding response regulator transcription factor, protein MSNNFKKKIVLVDDHPVMRKGLALIFDSDPAYEVIAQLDRAEELIQRLDELAPDLIIVDVSLPGMNGLELVKHIISQKEDQKILVVSRHDESLYAERVIRAGAKGYVMKLEAGEVLLKAVRKVLNGGIYVSDEVSERLLMGMARGQKRVMESPIEKLSDRELEVFELTGKGNSTREIAEKLHLSVKTVESYRARIKTKLNLENATELMVHAVKWVENEHSSIK, encoded by the coding sequence ATGTCTAATAACTTTAAAAAGAAAATTGTTTTAGTTGATGACCATCCCGTTATGCGTAAAGGGTTAGCTCTAATATTTGATTCAGACCCTGCTTATGAAGTTATTGCGCAACTTGATCGCGCCGAAGAACTGATTCAGCGTTTGGATGAGTTAGCTCCCGATCTGATAATTGTTGATGTATCACTTCCTGGGATGAACGGACTTGAATTAGTAAAACACATAATTTCACAAAAAGAAGATCAAAAAATCCTGGTCGTTTCTCGTCATGATGAATCGCTGTATGCCGAACGGGTGATACGCGCAGGGGCTAAAGGGTATGTCATGAAGCTGGAAGCTGGAGAAGTATTGCTTAAAGCTGTTCGCAAGGTCTTGAATGGTGGTATTTATGTAAGTGACGAGGTCAGTGAACGGCTATTAATGGGAATGGCACGGGGACAAAAGAGGGTGATGGAATCGCCCATTGAAAAACTCAGCGATCGGGAGTTGGAAGTGTTTGAACTTACCGGTAAAGGCAATAGTACACGCGAAATTGCTGAAAAACTGCATCTTTCAGTTAAAACCGTTGAATCATACAGAGCGCGGATAAAGACAAAACTAAATTTAGAGAATGCCACCGAGCTTATGGTTCATGCGGTTAAATGGGTTGAAAATGAGCATTCAAGTATTAAGTAA
- a CDS encoding aldehyde dehydrogenase family protein, giving the protein MSDRIEVSKTYKTYVGGNFPRTESGRYYKVYDGDDNILANACQCSRKDVRDAVVAARKAQAGWNGRTAYNRGQILYRIAEMLETRKAQFIEELETIGYKTKKAKEEVIASIDRLIYYAGWSDKYQQVFGTINPVASSHFNFSMPEPTGVVNIWAPEDRPLLGLVSVMAPVIIGGNTCIILASEKYPLSAVSFAEVLNSSDVPGGVVNILTGHRDELLEHMTTHKDVNAFFYTDPDIDPEQRKQIDENTTTNLKRVRYKPIDDWLSDEAQSPYFITDFQETKTTWHPVGY; this is encoded by the coding sequence ATGTCTGACAGAATAGAAGTTTCGAAAACCTATAAAACATACGTGGGCGGTAATTTTCCACGCACCGAATCGGGACGATATTACAAAGTCTACGACGGCGATGACAATATTTTGGCCAACGCCTGCCAATGCTCCCGAAAAGACGTTCGGGATGCTGTTGTAGCTGCACGCAAAGCACAGGCCGGGTGGAATGGTCGTACCGCTTACAACCGCGGACAAATTTTGTATCGCATTGCCGAGATGCTCGAAACCCGAAAGGCACAATTTATAGAAGAGCTCGAAACCATTGGCTATAAAACCAAAAAAGCCAAAGAAGAAGTGATCGCCTCCATCGATCGCCTGATCTACTATGCAGGCTGGTCGGACAAATATCAGCAAGTATTCGGTACGATAAATCCTGTTGCAAGCTCACACTTTAATTTTTCAATGCCCGAACCCACCGGTGTCGTCAATATCTGGGCGCCCGAAGATCGCCCCCTTTTAGGATTGGTTTCCGTGATGGCACCCGTCATTATTGGTGGCAATACTTGTATTATTCTGGCATCCGAAAAGTATCCATTGAGTGCAGTCAGTTTTGCAGAGGTTCTTAATTCATCAGACGTACCCGGCGGAGTGGTAAACATTCTTACGGGCCATCGTGATGAGCTCTTGGAACACATGACAACCCATAAAGATGTTAACGCTTTCTTTTATACAGATCCTGATATTGATCCAGAACAAAGGAAACAAATTGATGAAAATACAACTACAAATCTTAAAAGAGTTCGGTACAAACCGATAGATGATTGGCTTTCTGATGAAGCCCAATCGCCCTATTTCATTACTGATTTCCAAGAAACAAAAACAACCTGGCACCCTGTCGGTTACTAA